The Synchiropus splendidus isolate RoL2022-P1 chromosome 8, RoL_Sspl_1.0, whole genome shotgun sequence genome has a window encoding:
- the znf296 gene encoding zinc finger protein 296 — MSRRKLGSRPQHLSTIQDVTDAASGCSSHPELFPALQVHAGEGRDLLTCGQCSLAFPLAQILDFIQHKQGGCLSRTPAGDPHATPPSPANRAHQRDSGISPGFIELRRGASKNRSCWGEGPGVQVKAEPSKTAAEEPLYFTCQQCEGVFLSAWSLLQHAQHAHSFSIYQEDEEAEADVTAGEDHKPAAATLDPGQLSQALASAFQPSTQRLSCPQPAHSSPSSTNPQALNFSVRLRELAEGNNVNPTSGSPTSMMLSPSSSPPAASPFPQTGHLQGNFHCELCDQSFQSIRALSAHRRTHACDRPYHCGVCGQPFPQSGQLARHIRNHHREAGGRVGGYEQVDIAVMDEVSGRQGQAKGRFQLQPADLPKHLTNADVRSQGPSEMDLSLTQHHSIASSLMLLTSQAGPSDGELLRLYHQQREGGNVGEEEVDGQPPHASPCASPSEGSLESGETGGSGESGIASGNCTPKQHEPSDRGRGLAEWESERVESGREKEWSTVKVSEAVQEWQRESERSEVSRTSSSLTGSSGGKKKRDEACEYCGKQFRNSSNLTVHRRSHTGERPYRCGLCNYACAQSSKLTRHMKTHGAQGAKAQFLCQLCSVPFTVYATLEKHLKKVHGLGHASVGAYAQASAADTLAAMKVDEEAVKMEEDESSLDRMQQDVKIMDVEEGQCPGTGDTIHPPESAVEAALALTTM; from the exons ATGTCCAGACGCAAACTTGGGAGCCGACCGCAACACCTGAGCACAATCCAAG ATGTGACCGACGCAGCCAGTGGATGCAGCTCGCACCCGGAGCTGTTTCCTGCCCTGCAGGTCCATGCCGGTGAAGGTCGCGACCTCCTGACCTGTGGCCAGTGCAGCCTGGCCTTCCCTCTGGCTCAGATCCTGGACTTCATCCAGCACAAACAGGGCGGCTGTCTGTCCCGGACCCCGGCCGGCGACCCTCACGCCACGCCTCCGTCCCCGGCTAACCGGGCGCACCAGCGCGACAGCGGCATCTCGCCCGGCTTCATCGAGCTGAGGAGGGGCGCGTCCAAGAACAGGAGCTGCTGGGGGGAGGGGCCAGGTGTGCAGGTGAAGGCGGAGCCCAGCAAAACAG ctgCAGAGGAGCCGCTTTACTTCACCTGCCAGCAGTGTGAAGGTGTTTTCTTGTCTGCGTGGTCGCTGTTGCAGCACGCTCAGCACGCACATTCATTCAGCATCTACCAGGAAGACGAAGAGGCTGAGGCAGACGTGACAGCGGGAGAAGATCACAAGCCTGCAGCCGCCACGCTGGACCCGGGGCAACTGAGTCAAGCTCTTGCATCTGCCTTTCAGCCTTCCACCCAGCGCCTGAGTTGTCCCCAGCCAGCCCACTCTTCCCCTTCCTCCACTAACCCTCAAGCATTAAACTTCTCTGTGCGACTCCGGGAGCTGGCCGAAGGCAACAACGTCAATCCCACCAGCGGGTCTCCTACGAGCATGATGCTCTCCCCATCTTCTTCCCCGCCGGCGGCTTCCCCTTTTCCTCAAACGGGTCACCTTCAGGGAAACTTTCACTGTGAGCTCTGTGACCAGAGCTTCCAGTCAATACGGGCTCTGTCTGCCCACCGCAGGACTCATGCCTGTGACAGGCCCTACCACTGCGGGGTGTGTGGCCAACCCTTTCCCCAGAGCGGTCAGCTGGCCAGACATATCCGGAACCATCACAGGGAGGCAGGGGGAAGGGTAGGCGGGTACGAGCAGGTGGACATAGCCGTGATGGACGAGGTGTCGGGGAGGCAGGGGCAGGCGAAAGGAAGGTTCCAATTGCAGCCCGCTGACTTGCCCAAGCACCTCACAAATGCTGATGTAAGATCTCAAGGCCCCTCAGAGATGGACTTGTCACTGACCCAGCACCATTCCATCGCATCCAGCCTCATGCTTCTGACCTCACAGGCAGGGCCATCGGACGGGGAGCTGCTAAGATTGTACCACCAACAAAGGGAAGGGGGAAATGTGGGcgaggaggaggtggatggGCAGCCTCCGCATGCCTCACCCTGTGCCAGTCCTTCTGAGGGCTCTTTGGAGAGCGGAGAAACTGGGGGCAGCGGAGAGAGTGGCATCGCTAGTGGAAATTGCACCCCCAAACAGCACGAGCCGAGTGACCGAGGTAGAGGCTTGGCGGAGTGGGAGAGCGAGAGGGTGGAGAGTGGTAGGGAGAAGGAATGGAGTACAGTCAAAGTCAGTGAGGCCGTGCAGGAGTGGCAGCGGGAGAGCGAACGCAGCGAGGTCAGCAGGACCAGCAGCAGCTTGACCGGTAGCTCTGGCGGCAAGAAAAAGAGGGATGAGGCCTGCGAGTATTGTGGGAAACAGTTCCGCAACAGCAGCAATCTCACCGTGCACCGCCGCAGTCACACGGGCGAGCGGCCCTACCGGTGCGGCCTCTGCAACTACGCCTGCGCCCAGAGTTCCAAACTGACACGGCACATGAAGACGCACGGCGCTCAGGGAGCCAAAGCTCAGTTTCTCTGCCAACTGTGCTCAGTCCCCTTCACCGTTTACGCCACCCTGGAGAAGCACCTGAAAAAGGTGCATGGCCTCGGCCACGCCAGCGTGGGAGCATACGCACAGGCCAGCGCCGCCGACACGCTGGCGGCCATGAAGGTGGACGAGGAGGCGGTGAAAATGGAGGAAGATGAATCCAGTTTGGATCGGATGCAGCAGGATGTTAAAATTATGGACGTCGAGGAGGGACAGTGTCCAGGTACGGGGGACACAATTCACCCTCCAGAGAGCGCTGTAGAGGCGGCCCTGGCCTTAACCACTATGTGA